From the genome of Chlorocebus sabaeus isolate Y175 chromosome 2, mChlSab1.0.hap1, whole genome shotgun sequence, one region includes:
- the WFDC10A gene encoding WAP four-disulfide core domain protein 10A, with amino-acid sequence MPSQTLLPVLVLCVLLLQAQGGYRDKKRMQKTQLSPEIKVCQQQPKLYLCKRSCESHRDCQANNICCSTYCGNVCMSIL; translated from the exons ATGCCATCCCAGACTCTGCTGCCTGTCCTGGTTCTCTGTGTGTTGCTGCTTCAGGCCCAGGGAGGATACCGTGACAAGAAGAGGATGCAGA AAACACAGCTATCCCCAGAAATTAAAGTCTGCCAGCAACAGCCTAAACTATATCTATGCAAACGCTCCTGTGAATCTCACCGAGACTGTCAAGCAAATAACATATGCTGTTCTACCTACTGTGGGAATGTTTGCATGAGCATCCTGTGA
- the LOC103245330 gene encoding protein WFDC9 has translation MKPWILPLIMFISGVVMLLPVLGSLWTRDPILDLIQQTEQCWVQPPYKYCEKRCTKIRTCIRPNHTCCWTYCGNICLDNEEPLKSMLDP, from the exons ATGAAGCCCTGGATTCTTCCACTCATCATGTTCATCTCTGGAGTTGTGATGCTTCTGCCTGTGTTGGGAAGCCTCTGGACCAGAGATCCCA TTCTAGACCTGATACAACAAACTGAGCAGTGCTGGGTACAGCCTCCATATAAGTACTGTGAGAAAAGGTGTACTAAAATAAGGACCTGTATACGTCCAAATCATACATGCTGCTGGACCTACTGTGGAAACATCTGCTTAGACAATGA AGAGCCCCTTAAATCAATGCTAGACCCCTAG